The sequence TGGGAATTCTATTAcattcaatatatttatttaaaaaacttaAATCCAGCCATTTTCTGGTATCTTTAATTAATAAATTATCTTctcttttggggtgttcctgaaaccatcgctcccttcctaccctggatacCCTACAATGGATGTGCAGTGGCAGCTGGTGGCCAACGGAATTTGTGTGGGTAGGTGAGTGCTCGCATGTTACCAATTTCCCATACTGTACATAACCAGAGGTTAAAACTGAGTGGGGGATCAGGTTTCCATTGATTTTAAGTGAACAACTACTGTAGGTGCTTCTACTCCTTACTTTATTCCTCTTTTCTTCTCCCACACTCCTAGTAAATGTCATCATCTATCATCATTTCCACAACCATCTCTTCCTCCTCATGTGTCCCTCTCCCTTGCCGCGCATCTTATTCCATGACTTCATTATTTCCAATTTTGCCCATCTCATCCTCCAATTCCACCTCTTCCCACTCCATGTGGCTGGTCATAGCTCCATCACAAACTTCTTCTGCCTGCTGTCTATTATTAAAGGCAAAGGAGCTCGCTGTGGGAGTTAAAACGTGACTTCCCAGGCTGCATGATGGTAAAGCAGAAAGAGGCAGGGAAAGCCATGGATGCATTTCATCAACAGTGCAGACCTTGGAGTTCGCTTGCACACACTCCAGTTTTTGCCCATTGACTATCTGCAGTACCTTGTAAATGGGAACAGGGGACAGTCTTCGATTTAGTGCCTTATACTGTGATGGAATGTAAGGGCCAAAAGTATTCTCATCACACAAAATGGCATTAAATTGATATGTTGTTGTATCCTGGGAGCTGGAGGTTGTTTGGGTGGGAACCTTGGGACTTCTAGTGTAAGCTTCATAATCACATGTGAACGTTTTTCTCTGACAGCT comes from Ascaphus truei isolate aAscTru1 chromosome 4, aAscTru1.hap1, whole genome shotgun sequence and encodes:
- the LOC142491972 gene encoding uncharacterized protein LOC142491972 encodes the protein MGNGLDTIGKPEMESDVSCINFDLNWRCIACVSGRRGTRRSSETRSCQRKTFTCDYEAYTRSPKVPTQTTSSSQDTTTYQFNAILCDENTFGPYIPSQYKALNRRLSPVPIYKVLQIVNGQKLECVQANSKVCTVDEMHPWLSLPLSALPSCSLGSHVLTPTASSFAFNNRQQAEEVCDGAMTSHMEWEEVELEDEMGKIGNNEVME